taaaaataaagctttttataaacactttaaaaaagtttgaatgggtttttcccgatTTTTCGGTGacttcacattgaaatattcgatttggaattagacgaataagaacgtgttttccatgagctacaacttggtttttactcgattgatagactttaatGATAGaccatttttttcggtttttataagctacacttttgctagggatatttttttcgatcaactatttattttttgagttatttgcgaaaaaccgtctgaaaacgcagtttttttgtcgaaaaataaacattttcaatcgcaaataactcaagaattattgacttacataaagaactctataaaacaaaagttgcttaaaatcagtcaatttatccatttccggtctcatcttgaacgtatgttttttcacccccgagaaggggtgactgtcaccccccaagtaaaaggaaccaacggcacaatttcaactttgaagtggaaggtaagtagaacctaaatccaaatgttcatgcaattcggagttgcccctgaaaattacacggtatcgccgtatttcccgttcatttactgggctattaacAGAGTATTCTAATTTCAGGTTTCTTTTATGAAGATATGAAAACTGATGCCAGTAGCCTATTAACAAATGATGATAGATGTAGCAGTAATTTGGACCAATATATAACTTCCACTACCAATGTGAACACCGGAGGACGTTTTATATGTATTATTTGCAAGAAACCATTGTCaagcaaatattatttaaatttacacATGAAGatacacactggggaaaaaccttttgcatgtgaaatttgtaccaaacggttttcaatgaaaatatatttaaaatcgcatatgagagtgcatacgggtgaaaaaccatttgaatgtgaaatttgcaacaAACAAATTTCAAGAAAGGATTCCTTAAAAATGCATATGACAGTGCATGCTGATGAAAAACCATTTGGGtgtaaaatttgcaccaaacagtttgcATCCAAACGAGTTTTAAAATCTCATATGAGATGTCATCCTAGTGAAAAActatttgaatgtgaaatttgcaccaaacagttttcaacaaaGGATTCTTTAAAATGCCATATGaaagtgcatactggtgaaaaaccatttgaatgtgaaatttgcaccaaactgTTTAATTCAAAGAGTCATTTAACGcaacatatgagagtgcatactggtgaaaaaccatttgaatgtgaaatttgcaccaaacaattTTCAACAAACAGTTATTTAACGTTACATTTAAAATTACATGCTGATGAAAAATCAtgtaaatgtgaaatttgcaacaAACAATTTTCAGCAAAGACTTATTTAACAAACCATATGAAATTGCATACtgatgaaaaaccatttgaatgtgaaatttgcaccaaacaattTGCAATAAagctctatttaaaaaatcatatgagagtgcatactggtgaaaaaccatttgaatgtgaaatttgcaccaagcAGTTTGCAACGAAACAAGTTTTACAAtggcatatgagagtgcatactggtgaaaaacctttcgCGTGCAAAATATGCTCCAGAAAATTTTCACATAATTCTAGTCTAAAAGCACATGCAAATTCACATTTGTGCGTAGCTCCATTGGGATCCGggagatcatcatcatcatcatcataagttactcgacaatccgttgtggatcttggcctgctcgcaaATAAGTCACCACTCCTGTCGgttcctggcaacttccctccatcttctagaatttttaggtcttcttctacatcatcaatccatcttcttcgtggttgtcctctacttcttgtgccctctggtttttgaaaaagttaatttCTTAGTGTATTCATGATCTGgcatcctagcaatgtgtccagcccatctaagtctctgcactttaacgaatttcacaatacatatctggatcggtgtataactgatacaattcaaagttGTATATTCGACaccatagcccattttcattcAGGACCCCAAAAATGTTTCatttttctaagaatttttctcaCAAAAATACCCAGAAGTATTTCATCATTTTGAGATAAGGTCCACGTTTCAGccccatatatcaaaaccggttttattaaggtcttgtatatTTTGAGCTCTAGAtactgcacgttttatatttttatttttaaatgtttctggagaccgtgaacagttttgtttgctattgctatgcgtctttttatttcatcgcttgtcgtgtttattgagtttactagAGATCCAAGATATGTGTattccttgacttgctcaaagatatggttgttaatttgaattctctgttggttattttggggatttgtagAAACCaacatacagagagagtctgtaaagtggaataaattcaatatctcaaatactaattgtttttttggaaaatgctcagacccgtcgattagtatttcaaattgtcctttttgacattcaataataatgtatacagggtgtcccaatttagagatatgacgtcatcgtcgattttcttaaatggcaacactgtcattttgatagctaatttgatagggtttgtaaagttatacataactgcaaaatatcaaatttttattctctaccatttacaagataatagaaaataacaaagttatatctgtaatttggaatatattcaataattaaaatactaactgtttttttgaaaaatgctcagacccgtcgattagtatatcaaattgtcctttttgacatataataataatgtatacagggtgtcccaatttagagatatgacgtcatcgttgattttcttaaatggcaacactgtcattttgatagctattttgatagtgtgtgtaaagttatacacaactgcaaaatttcaaatttgtattctctaccatttagatgataataaaaaataacaaagttatgaaaaagaagtaatcaactaataattgaatgtaattatttcaataaattaagcaaaaactcataatgttgccctcaattattgtcaaattgtcaatgggcaacgttatgagcatttgcttaattgaaataaataaattcaattattatttgattacttcttgttcttcataactttgttattttttattatcttgtaaatggtagggaataaaattttgaaatttttcagatgtgtataactttacacacgctatcaaaatagctatcaaaatgatagtgttgccatttaagaaaatcaacgatgacgtcatatctctaaattgggacaccctgtatacattattattatatgtcaaaaatgacaatttgatatactaatcgacgggtctgagcatttttcaaaaaaacagttagtattttaattattgaatatattccaaattacagatataactttgttattttctattatcttgtaaatggtagagaataaaaatttgatattttgcagttatgtataactttacaaaccctatcaaattagctatcaaaacgacagtgttgccatttaagaaaatcgacgatgacgtcatatctctagattgggacaccctgtatacatttttattgaatgtcaaaaaggacaatttgaaatactaatcgacgggtctgagcattttccaaaaaaacaattagtatttgagatattgaatttattccactttacagactctctctgtatatttggttttttcctcgtttaccacaCAAGTCCTAATTCACCTGCCACGTCTGCAAACcttgtaaaacactgcaccatgtctctcatacttctgcccaccataactatatcgtcagcgtATGTGAGAATTTACGTGGATCTATTAAAAATACTTCCATTCATTCTAATATCTAATTTTCTGACTGCCTTTTTCAAGAcaatattaaagaggagacacgccagcgcgcCCCTCTGTCTCAGACCATTATTAATGTCAAAGGACGTAGAGTTTTCTCCTTAAATCCTAACGCATGAACTTAGttttgcattgttagttgggtcaacttaactaacttagatgggatcccaaagtctatcattgcattatataatgcagTTCTTTTAACACTGTCACCATGGGGTGCTCTGAAGTCGACGAAGAGATGGTGGTATCTATGTTATATTCTAGTGaattttcttgaatctgcctatGTTCTTGACTTTGATGTATAGTTGACTTTCCAGCagtgaatccacattgatattgaCCAACAATGTCCTTTGTAAAattttcaaacaatacattataatataatataaataaaaactagatatgggtaaaattattataatttaaaaaatatataggtgTATTATTGTTGCCCATTCACCtagtatgtatatttttttgcatCCCAAACATTATTATTCTTAAAGCCCAAACACCTACTTGCCGTTCCGCGCATAAAATGCTTTTTAGCCCGGGCTGGGGaatcccatgaaccactagctagggtgtttacagtgtcagtatttattgttttggtgctaTATTAACGTGCAAATATTTAAAATGGTGGGAATAGAATTGAGGGAGATACAATTCTAGAACACCTAGGCAGCCGATAAACACATTGAAGACCAAATGAGTTTGAAATCTGATAAGACACAAGGGCTTTTTTTGTCACAATTCTAACAACAAATTGTACACTGTCTTGTActgatatgtaagtaccaataattataattattaatacTTTATGTATCATACACTGACTACAACAGTTAACATCAGATCAGTACTGGTCTATTCGAACACCTTTGTGACACCTTCAGTGTTTTTATTACCTATTGTTAAACCTAACACCTAAAATTTAACCTAGGGCAAACTGTATTGTGACAcagcttcatttatttttagcttTGTTTCTGAGGGCCTGATGATGGCATACAAAATGTAAATGCCGAAACTGGTCGCCCACATACTGTAGTTAATAAAACCTTTAAAAGATTATGAGCATTAGACTTCTTATTTCGTAGCATTTAAAATGGTGttcatttaagcagagaagaaGTTGAGGAAACTGGCTTTATACataatttagcaactttaaaatatAGTGATGACTCGGCCGAAATAATGGCAGATTTGGCCCTTCATCGGTCTAGGGAGGGATTTTTTGAAAAACCATACgttgtaaaatcaattgaaaaactaGACCCAATCATATGATGGAAAGGtacatgtttcggaacaaaattaactaaaataacAGTTGATATATTAAGCATGCCTTCTTCCAGTGCAGCAactgaaagaagtttcagtacATGAATtttttatccactcctctaaaagaaaccggctTACTGCTGAAAGTCTTGgtaaggtaacttttattgctcacaatttaaaatttttagacagaccaatccatgactgagctggaGACTCGTGAAAAACCAAATCCCACAACTTTttatcagtacattgaaatgcagaataTAGCTgaccaggatgagctaatgatagaaagaGATTCTGAATCTGAGGCCTTATCTTTTTCAGATTAGATCACCACATCCATTATTTGCTGTTAtgaagaaaatttcatttttgatgaagaaaatgaaaattttgtgttttttgttgtttttgtatttttttttatataaagaaCACTTGTTTCGTTTCATAATTTTGTCtataatttcatgatttttaataCCTTATTTCGTCTTTAACACTATCCCTATCTAAGAGCATCATAGGGTTccttctcagaaaattctccttattgagaatattctccgatttttcattctcgagaattttcaaACACTACCTATGCCTCTCTGATGATGCCTCTAATAAGAGGCggaaatcgtcgatttagagtgttGGTTTGCGCTTTCTAAACCAAGTAAAAATTAAGatagttttgccttcgcattgcaactgaataaaaatggtatacttacatttttattttctaaaatattttaaaaaaatctaaaagatTTCTCAAGTCTAACAAATTTTGACTTCACCTGTACTTACCCCAtccttctataatttgcaagggAAAAAGGCGATAAATGAATAGACATGGGGAATCTAACAATATGCATTCCTTAACACATCAATTTGTCGGGGTAAAGATCAAACAAATTTTGATTCCTAGTACTCAAGTCGACTGCAATATACATGTAATTGTCgaattatttaatatcatatacagaacaggtatattacctaaacaatggcttctatcaacattcgtgactataccgaaaaagagaaacgccagacaatgttgcgaacaccgtaccatcagtctaatgtgccacatactcaaagtatttctaaagattattcatcgtagaatatacaaaaagttagaacaagacattggacaaactcagttcggatttagaaatgctcaaggaaccagagaagcattatttgcagtaaatgtgctaatacagagatgtttagatgtaaaccaggacatctatgtctgcttcctagattataacaaggcattcgatacggtgaaacataatccgttaataaaactcttgagaacaaagaacatcgacacacgggatataagaataataaataatctgtattatgaacaagaagctgtcataagaataaataatttaaacaccaataaaataaaaatcaaaagaggcgttagacagtcttgtcgccatcactgtttaatgcatactcagaagaaatattcaaaaaagcattagaagatgaagtagcaggcataaaaataaatggcctacccatatgtgaagtTAGAaacgccgatgacacaatactaatgcagaaactattacagaattttagataaggttgttgcaacgagtgaagaatttggtctgtcactaaaca
The window above is part of the Diabrotica virgifera virgifera chromosome 2, PGI_DIABVI_V3a genome. Proteins encoded here:
- the LOC114330699 gene encoding gastrula zinc finger protein XlCGF8.2DB-like, with translation MKTDASSLLTNDDRCSSNLDQYITSTTNVNTGGRFICIICKKPLSSKYYLNLHMKIHTGEKPFACEICTKRFSMKIYLKSHMRVHTGEKPFECEICNKQISRKDSLKMHMTVHADEKPFGCKICTKQFASKRVLKSHMRCHPSEKLFECEICTKQFSTKDSLKCHMKVHTGEKPFECEICTKLFNSKSHLTQHMRVHTGEKPFECEICTKQFSTNSYLTLHLKLHADEKSCKCEICNKQFSAKTYLTNHMKLHTDEKPFECEICTKQFAIKLYLKNHMRVHTGEKPFECEICTKQFATKQVLQWHMRVHTGEKPFACKICSRKFSHNSSLKAHANSHLCVAPLGSGRSSSSSS